A region of Alosa alosa isolate M-15738 ecotype Scorff River chromosome 17, AALO_Geno_1.1, whole genome shotgun sequence DNA encodes the following proteins:
- the tmem209 gene encoding transmembrane protein 209: MTPSKNGMSNLIDRTMRMRREEQERQVVLAWAVLNVSLAGMIYTEMSGKLLSRYYNITYWPIWYIELALAALFSLNALFDFWKYFKYTMAPSSIVVSPEQHRLLGLGNSGIKASPPLKPEKKESPAATQSFPLQGQNVLSFSPSRPASASPKFSPSCVPGYSPPLTSPSTPGSKGPYSPSLAYGKVLNYSPSPGSPPYPSSLGPAEGSSLRARYRTSPSVFNSPGGKEDYIDDLKGLERFLRSEEEKSHRSQLGSPESASPAHSPTFWNYNRSVGDYAQSLRKFQYQLACRSQAPSAHKDETDLGSKQAAEEVWARITTSRLVVDSIDTWTAKLRNWINDTILVPLVKEIDSINSQLRRMGCPELQVGETSISSLKQAAVTKALAIPTLNTIVQYLDVSPNQEYLVERIRELAHSGCMSSFRWNGGGDVKNRKWDTDLPTDSVVLMHVLCTYLDSRLPPHPKYPDGKTFTSQHFSQTPDKPDVTNENLFCIHHSSINPPHYQLIYQGHVYSLPKGRNNLFHTVLMFLFIIKTKESGMLGRVNLGLSGVNILWIFGD; this comes from the exons ATGACTCCGTCGAAGAACGGCATGTCGAACCTCATCGATAGGACGATGAGGATGAGACGGGAGGAACAGGAGAGACAGGTGGTCCTCGCTTGGGCTGTTCTCAACGTGTCACTCGCTGGGATGATCTACACCGAAAT GTCTGGAAAACTGCTCAGTCGGTACTACAACATTACATACTGGCCTATCTGGTACATTG AGCTGGCCTTGGCAGCTTTGTTTAGCCTCAACGCCCTCTTTGACTTCTGGAAGTACTTTAAGTACACCATGGCTCCATCCTCTATTGTTGTCTCCCCAGAGCAGCATCGTCTCCTAGGGCTCGGCAACTCTG GCATCAAGGCCTCCCCTCCACTGAAGCCAGAGAAGAAGGAGAGTCCCGCTGCCACCCAGTCCTTCCCCTTACAGGGGCAGAACGTGCTCAGCTTCAGCCCCTCGCGCCCAGCCAGCGCCAGCCCCAAGTTCTCGCCCAGCTGCGTGCCAGGCTACAGCCCTCCCCTCACCAGCCCCTCCACCCCGGGCAGCAAAGGGCCCTACTCCCCCTCACTCGCCTACGGAAAG GTGTTGAACTACAGTCCGTCCCCCGGCTCCCCTCCCTACCCCAGTAGCCTGGGACCCGCTGAGGGCTCCAGCCTGAGGGCGCGCTACCGCACATCCCCCTCCGTCTTCAACTCCCCCGGTGGGAAGGAGGACTACATCGATGACCTGAAGGGCCTGGAGCGGTTCCTACGctctgaggaggagaagagccACCGCAGCCAGTTGG GAAGCCCAGAGTCGGCGTCCCCAGCGCACAGTCCCACCTTCTGGAACTACAACCGTTCGGTGGGAGATTATGCCCAGAGCCTGCGCAAGTTCCAGTACCAGCTGGCCTGCCGCTCGCAGGCTCCCTCTGCCCACAAGGACGAGACCGACCTGGGCTCCAAGCAGGCCGccgaggag GTCTGGGCCAGAATAACCACCAGTCGCCTCGTAGTGGACAGTATCGACACATGGACTGCTAAACTGAGAAAT tggaTTAATGacaccatcctggtccctctgGTGAAGGAGATCGACTCCATCAATAGTCAGCTCAGGAGGATGGGCTGCCCTGAGCTGCAGGTCGGAG AGACGAGCATTAGCAGCTTGAAGCAGGCAGCGGTGACCAAGGCCTTGGCCATCCCGACCCTCAACACCATTGTGCAGTACCTGGACGTCAGCCCCAACCAGGAGTACCTTGTGGAGCgcatcagag AGTTGGCTCATAGTGGCTGCATGAGCTCATTTCGTTGGAACGGGGGCGGAGACGTGAAGAACAGGAAGTGGGACACGGACCTGCCCACAGACTCTGTG GTTCTGATGCATGTGTTGTGCACATACCTGGACTCCAGGCTGCCCCCACACCCAAAGTACCCAGACGGGAAAACCTTCACCTCACAGCACTTCAGCCAGACCCCAGACAAACCTG ATGTGACCAATGAGAATCTCTTCTGCATCCATCATAGCAGTATAAACCCTCCCCATTACCAGCTCATCTATCAGGGACATGTGTACAGCCTGCCCAAG GGCCGGAACAACCTGTTCCACACAGTCCTCATGTTCCTCTTCATCATAAAGACCAAGGAGTCGGGGATGCTGGG GAGAGTAAACTTGGGTTTGTCTGGCGTTAACATCCTCTGGATCTTCGGAGACTGA
- the LOC125310651 gene encoding U5 small nuclear ribonucleoprotein 40 kDa protein-like — protein sequence MIEPVKRAADMAVVPMAVKRPRTELVVAAQSQQLMTTGPPRTSSLQSPIMLLSGHEGEVNCCKFHPNGATLASAGYERLILMWNVYGECENYATLKGHSGAVMELQYNTDGSLLFSASTDKTVCVWDAETGERVKRLKGHTSFVNSCFPARRGPQLVCTGSDDGTVKLWDIRKKASVHTFQNTYQVLSVTFNDTSDQIMSGGIDNDVKVWDLRQNKLIYSMQGHGDSVTGLSLSSEGSYLLSNSMDNTVRVWDVRPFAPKERCVKIFQGNVHNFEKNLLRCSWSPDGSKIAAGSADRFVYIWDTTSRRILYKLPGHAGSVNEVSFHPEEPIILSGSSDKRLYIGEIQ from the coding sequence ATGATTGAACCCGTGAAACGTGCTGCTGATATGGCGGTGGTCCCGATGGCGGTGAAGAGGCCCAGGACCGAGCTTGTGGTCGCTGCACAGTCCCAGCAGCTGATGACCACTGGACCTCCTCGCACTTCTAGCCTGCAGTCTCCGATCATGCTATTGTCAGGACATGAAGGTGAGGTGAACTGTTGCAAATTCCACCCCAATGGAGCCACTTTAGCCTCGGCTGGCTATGAGCGCCTCATCTTGATGTGGAACGTATACGGAGAATGTGAGAACTACGCCACTCTGAAGGGCCACAGTGGAGCGGTGATGGAACTTCAGTACAACACTGATGGGAGCCTTCTTTTCTCGGCCAGCACAGACAAGACCGTGTGTGTCTGGGACGCAGAGACGGGCGAACGTGTGAAGCGTCTGAAAGGTCATACTTCCTTCGTGAACTCCTGCTTCCCTGCACGCCGTGGTCCTCAGCTGGTCTGCACTGGCAGCGACGACGGCACCGTCAAGCTGTGGGACATCAGAAAGAAAGCATCTGTCCACACTTTTCAGAACACCTACCAAGTACTCAGCGTCACTTTCAATGACACCAGTGATCAGATCATGTCTGGAGGCATTGATAATGACGTCAAGGTGTGGGACTTGAGGCAGAATAAATTGATCTACAGTATGCAGGGTCATGGGGACTCTGTGACTGGACTCAGCTTGAGTTCAGAGGGATCCTACCTGCTGTCCAATTCCATGGACAACACTGTGCGAGTATGGGACGTCAGACCGTTTGCCCCTAAAGAGAGATGTGTGAAGATCTTCCAGGGCAACGTTCACAACTTCGAAAAGAACCTTCTGCGGTGCTCTTGGTCCCCGGATGGCAGTAAGATTGCAGCTGGTTCTGCTGATAGGTTTGTGTACATCTGGGACACCACTTCTCGCAGGATTCTCTATAAACTGCCTGGTCACGCAGGGTCTGTTAACGAGGTCAGCTTCCATCCAGAAGAGCCCATCATCCTGTCTGGTTCCAGCGACAAACGGCTGTACATAGGAGAGATCCAGTAG